TTGTCGATGACCGTCTTCGCGCCCGCTGTATTGGCGGAGTAGTAGCCGGCGCCACGCATCGAGATGGCAGAGGTGGCGCTGGACATGGTACTTCCCCTTCGTTGCGCTAGTCGTTGTCTTGGAGCCCCGCGCCGGCGCCCGCGAGGCGCGAGCGGTCGGATGGCGGAACGGCCGTGAGCCAGGCGAGGGCCTCGAGCTGGGCCAGCACGGCGGCATCCGGGAGACCTGGTTCGCGGGCCGGCATGAACCCGGCCAATGGTCCGGCAATGGGCTCGGCCAGCAGATCGACCGGTCCCTCATGGTCCAGGCTCGGGCCTGTCGCCATGGCGATCCGCCCGTCGGCAACGACCAGCTCGGCCTCAGGCCAGGAAAAGCGCAGCGGCCTGAAGGCCGCCGCCGCCATGGCTGCGACAAAGGCGGGAAAGCCGAGGCCCCGTTCCTGTACTGACCCGAGCGGTGGCGCATCCGCAAGCCGCGCGCCAGCAAGCGCAGGACGTGGATTGGTCGACAGTCCGACCACGGCGCTGGCCCAGGGACGGC
The sequence above is a segment of the Phreatobacter oligotrophus genome. Coding sequences within it:
- a CDS encoding DUF3726 domain-containing protein — encoded protein: MDGLSLNEVETLAAKAARGAGLSWGLAEDVGRAARRLAAAGRPWASAVVGLSTNPRPALAGARLADAPPLGSVQERGLGFPAFVAAMAAAAFRPLRFSWPEAELVVADGRIAMATGPSLDHEGPVDLLAEPIAGPLAGFMPAREPGLPDAAVLAQLEALAWLTAVPPSDRSRLAGAGAGLQDND